The following proteins come from a genomic window of Fusobacterium sp. DD2:
- the aroQ gene encoding type II 3-dehydroquinate dehydratase yields MKIMVINGPNINFLGIREKNVYGTGTYEELCRYIQGYCERNRIEVEILQSNIEGELINFIQRAYLEKFDGIVINPGAYTHTSVALLDAIKSIDIPVVEVHLSNIYAREDFRHKSITAPGCKGQINGFGTFGYILGIEGLKKS; encoded by the coding sequence ATGAAAATAATGGTAATAAATGGTCCAAACATTAATTTTTTAGGTATAAGAGAAAAGAATGTATATGGCACAGGAACTTATGAAGAGCTATGCAGATATATTCAAGGGTACTGTGAAAGAAATAGAATTGAAGTGGAAATACTGCAGAGTAATATAGAGGGTGAGTTGATTAACTTTATTCAAAGAGCCTATTTGGAAAAATTTGATGGGATAGTTATAAATCCAGGTGCGTATACTCATACTTCAGTTGCTTTATTAGATGCTATTAAAAGCATAGATATTCCAGTTGTAGAAGTTCATCTTTCAAATATTTATGCTAGAGAAGATTTCAGGCACAAATCAATAACTGCTCCAGGATGTAAGGGACAAATTAACGGATTTGGAACATTTGGTTACATTTTAGGGATAGAAGGACTTAAAAAAAGCTAA